One window of the Mycobacterium xenopi genome contains the following:
- a CDS encoding class I SAM-dependent methyltransferase codes for MTEPLDFEFESAYRGESAQFGPGSRPPWCLGEPQPELAALVDAGKFHGDVLDVGCGEAALSLYLAERRYTTVGLDLSPTAIDLARREAANRGLTNASFEVADISSFTGYDGRFGTVVDSTLFHSIPVEAREGYQQSIARAAAPGASYFVLVFDKAAMPAGPANAVTADELHDAVSKYWVVDEIKPARLYANAPQGAMDLSALMGADFRVEPDGRVSVAGWLLSAHLR; via the coding sequence ATGACTGAACCTCTTGATTTCGAGTTTGAATCGGCCTACCGCGGCGAGTCTGCACAATTCGGGCCTGGCAGCCGGCCGCCGTGGTGCCTTGGCGAACCGCAACCCGAGCTGGCCGCCCTGGTCGACGCCGGCAAGTTTCACGGTGACGTCCTCGACGTCGGCTGCGGCGAAGCCGCCCTCTCGCTGTATCTTGCCGAACGCCGGTATACCACTGTCGGACTTGACCTTTCACCGACCGCTATCGATTTGGCTCGCCGCGAGGCGGCCAACCGTGGCCTGACCAACGCCAGCTTCGAGGTCGCTGACATCAGTTCGTTCACCGGATACGACGGGCGGTTCGGCACCGTCGTTGACAGCACGCTGTTTCACTCGATACCGGTGGAGGCCCGCGAGGGGTACCAGCAATCCATTGCCCGCGCCGCCGCGCCGGGAGCCTCATATTTCGTGCTGGTCTTCGACAAAGCGGCGATGCCCGCTGGCCCGGCCAATGCAGTGACCGCCGACGAATTGCACGACGCGGTGTCCAAGTACTGGGTGGTCGACGAGATCAAGCCTGCGCGCTTGTACGCCAACGCTCCGCAAGGCGCCATGGATTTGTCGGCGTTGATGGGCGCTGATTTCCGCGTTGAACCCGACGGCCGGGTATCGGTGGCGGGCTGGCTGTTGTCGGCGCACCTACGCTAA
- a CDS encoding TIGR03618 family F420-dependent PPOX class oxidoreductase — translation MTDLSAFAELLSKDRGLCVLATLRSDRSIQASVVNAGVLPHPLTSADVVGLVAIGGSQKLRNLRVDSRVTVVARAGWQWATVEGHAEIIGPDDPHPDVDDEALRILLRNIFQAAGGSHDDWDTYDRVMAEERRAAVLIAPDRIYTNPDAR, via the coding sequence GTGACCGATCTTTCCGCTTTTGCTGAGCTGTTGTCCAAAGACCGCGGGCTGTGTGTTTTGGCCACCTTGCGCAGCGACCGCAGCATTCAGGCGTCGGTGGTCAACGCTGGCGTCTTGCCGCACCCGTTGACGAGCGCAGACGTCGTCGGGCTGGTGGCTATCGGCGGCTCACAGAAGCTACGCAACCTGCGCGTCGATTCGCGGGTGACGGTTGTCGCTCGCGCCGGCTGGCAGTGGGCGACCGTCGAGGGCCACGCCGAGATCATCGGTCCGGACGACCCGCACCCCGATGTCGATGACGAAGCCCTCCGGATCTTGTTGCGCAACATCTTTCAAGCCGCGGGCGGCAGCCACGACGATTGGGACACCTACGACCGGGTGATGGCTGAGGAACGTCGAGCCGCCGTACTGATCGCGCCGGACCGCATCTATACCAATCCGGACGCTCGCTAA
- a CDS encoding acyl-CoA thioesterase — MSTGFVAAVPVRWSDIDMYQHINHATMVTILEEARVPFLREPFGANITTVGLLIADVRVTYKGQLRLVDSPLQVTIWVKRLRAVDFTLGYEVRSVSAAPESKPAVIAETQLAAVHIDQQRLVRLSPHQREYLQRWLR; from the coding sequence GTGAGCACCGGATTCGTCGCGGCCGTCCCTGTGCGTTGGTCGGACATCGACATGTATCAACACATCAACCACGCGACCATGGTGACGATCCTTGAGGAGGCGCGCGTACCGTTTTTGCGAGAACCTTTCGGCGCCAATATCACCACCGTCGGTCTGCTGATCGCGGATGTGCGGGTTACCTACAAAGGTCAGCTGCGACTGGTCGATTCGCCACTGCAGGTGACCATATGGGTGAAGCGGCTGCGGGCGGTCGACTTCACGCTCGGCTACGAGGTGCGCTCGGTCAGCGCGGCACCTGAGTCGAAACCCGCTGTGATCGCCGAGACACAGCTGGCGGCGGTTCATATCGACCAACAACGACTGGTGCGTCTTTCGCCACATCAACGGGAGTACCTGCAGCGGTGGTTGCGCTAG
- a CDS encoding nitroreductase family deazaflavin-dependent oxidoreductase, whose amino-acid sequence MANPKPPRWLKPANKLMITLQKLGIPTGPPMILTLPGRKSGLPRSTPMTPFTLDGHLFAVAGYPGADWVHNARAAGVGTLSRGRKSRRVKVVELNAEESRPVLRAFPAEVPIGVGFLKRAGLVSRGTPEEVEALAGRIAVFRFDPIPAN is encoded by the coding sequence GTGGCTAACCCGAAGCCCCCACGCTGGCTCAAACCGGCCAACAAGCTCATGATCACGCTGCAAAAACTCGGCATTCCGACAGGACCCCCGATGATCCTCACGCTGCCGGGACGCAAGAGCGGTCTGCCGCGCAGCACCCCGATGACCCCCTTTACGCTCGATGGCCACCTGTTCGCCGTGGCTGGATATCCGGGTGCCGACTGGGTACACAATGCCCGCGCCGCCGGAGTCGGAACTTTGAGCAGGGGCCGAAAATCGCGCCGAGTCAAGGTCGTTGAGTTGAATGCCGAGGAGTCGCGTCCAGTGCTGCGTGCGTTTCCCGCCGAAGTGCCGATCGGCGTGGGTTTCCTGAAACGCGCCGGCTTGGTCTCCCGCGGCACTCCGGAGGAAGTCGAGGCGCTAGCGGGCCGAATCGCGGTGTTTCGATTCGACCCGATCCCGGCCAACTGA
- a CDS encoding alpha/beta hydrolase produces MQLQNISLGKLIAAAGGDPWAVNNSIQTGRPAQIADLAQAFHNAGQCTSESSNAFADARRRFEAAWNRESGERPINDSAEVQRITSSLRVQAAQLPEIAVDLENVAATLAQAQRTCGVLISGLERQLEDIDRQLGEAYALERSGHLSAHDQQVLDQHISDLEHQAIDDTKDTLAQLQSIRSGYSDCLQRSQTNLRTDGFDPASIQALDAPESPAKPDDQNPPHDDRPEIQDALSKPLPDDPDKLHDLWEKLTPQERDWLYQHDHSLGNHDGLPAVDRDRYNRLTLGEELAQAQAAATEADALQAQHPDWAQGKNIPQPNEPGAIFQDRLDYEAWQRRYDAARNGAKNLADLQAVDKTVKGNPDRKLLLLDTHTGRQTHAAVAVGDPDKATHVSVTTPGLNTTVHGSIGGMVDEATHLRMEALRQLSFTPGHEHDSVSAIAWIGYDTPQVPGWDDLGKSISGGWDVSHDDLAKAGAHDLARFYDGLGAAHQGAPAHLTAIGHSYGSLTTGLALQEPGNHGVTDALFYGSPGIEASTPQQLHVQPGHVYAMETPDDPIQRVYDAPPVAHAGASLLPFPFNVIAEGALDGAEATGAGQFGPNPATNPNFTHLGTGPATVPDGHGGTLNLEGAHGHSEYPRQGSNNLPRTTGYNIAAVVAGLGANTVRSN; encoded by the coding sequence ATGCAACTCCAAAATATAAGTCTCGGCAAGCTGATCGCCGCGGCCGGTGGAGATCCTTGGGCGGTCAACAACAGCATCCAAACCGGCCGTCCGGCGCAGATTGCAGATTTGGCGCAGGCCTTTCACAATGCGGGCCAGTGCACCAGTGAGTCCAGCAATGCGTTCGCCGATGCGCGGCGCCGATTTGAGGCCGCCTGGAACCGGGAATCCGGTGAGCGTCCGATCAACGACTCCGCCGAAGTACAGCGGATTACCTCCTCGCTGCGCGTACAGGCGGCCCAATTACCCGAGATCGCTGTCGATCTGGAGAATGTCGCCGCCACTCTGGCCCAGGCGCAACGAACCTGCGGCGTGCTTATTTCGGGCTTGGAGCGTCAACTCGAAGACATCGACAGGCAACTCGGCGAGGCCTATGCACTCGAACGAAGCGGTCACCTGTCGGCGCACGACCAACAGGTCCTCGATCAGCACATCTCGGACCTCGAACACCAAGCGATCGATGACACCAAGGACACCCTCGCCCAACTGCAGTCGATCCGCAGTGGTTACTCGGACTGCTTACAGAGATCGCAAACCAATCTGCGAACCGATGGATTCGACCCGGCGAGCATCCAAGCGCTCGACGCGCCGGAATCCCCGGCGAAACCCGACGACCAGAACCCGCCGCATGATGATCGTCCAGAGATTCAGGACGCGCTGTCCAAGCCGTTGCCGGACGACCCGGATAAGCTTCATGACTTGTGGGAGAAGCTCACGCCGCAAGAGCGAGATTGGCTTTACCAGCACGACCATTCGCTCGGCAACCATGACGGGTTGCCGGCTGTGGACCGCGACCGCTACAACCGCCTGACGTTGGGCGAGGAATTGGCGCAGGCCCAGGCCGCCGCCACGGAAGCCGATGCGTTGCAAGCCCAGCATCCGGATTGGGCGCAAGGCAAAAACATTCCCCAACCCAATGAGCCGGGCGCAATCTTCCAAGATCGTCTCGATTATGAAGCATGGCAACGCCGATACGATGCCGCCCGAAACGGCGCCAAAAACCTGGCTGACCTACAGGCAGTTGACAAAACCGTAAAAGGCAACCCTGACCGCAAACTACTGCTGCTGGACACCCATACCGGACGCCAGACACATGCCGCCGTCGCCGTCGGTGACCCCGACAAAGCCACCCATGTTTCGGTAACTACCCCAGGCCTCAACACGACGGTGCATGGCAGCATCGGCGGCATGGTGGACGAGGCAACGCACCTCAGAATGGAGGCGCTCCGGCAACTAAGCTTCACGCCCGGGCACGAACATGACAGCGTTTCGGCTATTGCGTGGATTGGTTATGACACACCGCAGGTGCCTGGCTGGGACGATCTGGGCAAATCAATTTCGGGCGGGTGGGACGTCAGCCACGACGACTTAGCTAAAGCTGGCGCGCACGATCTGGCCCGTTTCTACGACGGTCTGGGCGCGGCCCACCAGGGCGCTCCCGCGCATTTGACCGCGATCGGTCACTCCTACGGTTCACTCACCACCGGGCTAGCCCTGCAAGAGCCCGGGAATCACGGTGTCACCGACGCCCTCTTTTACGGCTCGCCCGGCATCGAAGCCTCCACTCCTCAACAACTCCACGTTCAGCCCGGACACGTCTACGCCATGGAAACCCCGGACGACCCCATACAACGCGTGTATGACGCTCCACCTGTCGCTCATGCTGGCGCGTCTTTGCTGCCGTTCCCGTTCAACGTGATCGCAGAAGGCGCCCTGGATGGCGCAGAAGCAACTGGCGCTGGCCAGTTCGGCCCCAACCCGGCAACGAACCCTAACTTCACCCACCTGGGCACCGGCCCAGCCACGGTGCCCGACGGCCACGGTGGCACCCTCAACCTGGAAGGCGCACACGGCCATAGCGAGTATCCCCGGCAGGGCAGCAACAACCTGCCCCGCACCACTGGTTACAACATCGCCGCCGTCGTCGCCGGCCTGGGCGCCAACACAGTCCGTAGTAACTGA
- a CDS encoding NAD-glutamate dehydrogenase, which yields MRVDPPATSLRGDVDWTKFTRDEDIPDWIKKAYADSYRGPHSDKSAEADDQSPAALGPAEQPAAPVTAGLLAAHYRLGRHRPPGESRVAVYAADDPAGFGPALQVVTDHGTMLMDSVTVLLHRLGVAYLAIMNPVFEVRRSPSGDLLSVEPPTGAAETVEETWIHVQLSPSVDRNALAEAERLLPGVLADVRQVAADSAAMIATLNELANDVDTNRNGRYDGPDRQDVAALLRWLTDGNFMLLGYQRCPVHDGRVYGDESTSSLGVLRRRKGSRPRLTDDTKLLGWAQTTAASYLRFGAYPYVVAVRENADDAVFEHRFVGLFTVAAMNADVLGIPMISRRVRDALALADQDPSHPGQLLLDVIQTIPRSELFALSAEQLLSIAKAVVDLGSQRRALLFLRADPLGRFVSCLVYLPRDRYTTAVRLQIEDILVREFGGTSLEFTARVTESPWALLHFMVWLAEGRHPVDTSESNRVRVQALLTEAARTWSDRLIGAVATGAIGQLQAEHYAAAFPESYKQTVTPDDAINDIAVIEELTDDSVKLVLSRHDYDDTARLTWYLGGRAASLSQLLPMLQSMGVVVLEERPFTVTRRDGLTVWIYQFKITPQPTVPLPPPGPEREATAQRFSDAVAAIWQGRVEIDRFNELVLRAGLTWQQVTVLRSYAKYLRQAGFPYSQSHIESVLNENPHTAGALIALFEALFDPDPSGSPKTRDAQAAAAAVTADIDALVSLDTDRVLRAFASLIQATLRTNYFVTRAGSARSQDVLALKLDAPLIDELPEPRPKFEIFVYSPRVEGVHLRFGHVARGGLRWSDRREDFRTEILGLVKAQAVKNAVIVPVGAKGGFVVKQPPLTTRDATADRDAIRNEGIACYKLFISGLLDVTDNVDHTTGKVSPPPGVVRRDGDDAYLVVAADKGTATFSDIANDVAKSYGFWLGDAFASGGSIGYDHKAMGITARGTWESVKRHFREMGVDTQSQDFTVVGIGDMSGDVFGNGMLLSKHIRLVAAFDHRHIFVDPNPDAASSWEERRRLFELPRSSWDDYDRSRISAGGGVYSREQKAIPISDQLRAALGIDDDVSEMTPPNLIRAILRAPVDLLFNGGIGTYIKAETENDVDVGDRANDTVRVNANQVRAKVIAEGGNLGVTARGRVEFDLCGGRINTDALDNSAGVDCSDHEVNIKILVDSLITAGKVKPEDRTRLLESMTDEVAELVLTDNADQNDLMGTSRANAASLLNVHARQIKQLVAERGLSRELEALPSEKEIRRRAEAGIGLTSPELATLMAHVKLALKDEVLASDLPDQEVFAARLPHYFPSVLRDRFRSEIRSHQLRREIVTTMLVNELVEAAGITYAYRITEDVGVKPVDAVRTYVATDAIFGIEKLWRQIRAADVPVATSDRMTLDTRRLIDRAGRWLLNYRPQPLAVGAEINRFGKKVQELTPRMSEWLRGDDKAIVEKEAAEFASQGASEELAYMVATGLYRYSLLDIIDIADIVDRDPAEVADTYFALMDRLGTDGLLTAVSALPRDDRWQSLARLAIRDDIYASLRALCFDVLEVGEPEESGEEKIGEWEHTSASRVERARRTLTEIYESGAKDLAALSVAARQIRRMTRTSGRGSSG from the coding sequence ATGAGGGTCGATCCACCGGCTACTAGCCTGCGGGGCGATGTCGACTGGACGAAGTTCACCCGTGACGAGGACATCCCGGACTGGATCAAGAAGGCCTACGCCGACAGCTACCGCGGCCCGCACAGCGACAAATCCGCCGAGGCCGACGACCAGTCGCCGGCCGCGTTGGGTCCGGCTGAGCAGCCTGCGGCGCCGGTCACAGCTGGCCTGCTAGCCGCGCACTACCGGCTTGGCCGGCACCGTCCGCCGGGTGAAAGCCGGGTCGCGGTGTACGCCGCGGACGACCCGGCCGGGTTCGGTCCGGCGCTGCAAGTGGTCACCGACCACGGAACCATGCTGATGGATTCCGTCACGGTGCTGCTGCATCGGCTCGGCGTCGCTTACCTGGCGATCATGAACCCGGTCTTCGAGGTGCGGCGCAGCCCGAGCGGAGACTTGCTGAGTGTCGAGCCGCCAACCGGCGCCGCCGAAACCGTCGAAGAGACGTGGATTCACGTGCAGCTGTCGCCGTCGGTCGACCGAAACGCCCTCGCCGAAGCCGAACGTCTGCTCCCCGGCGTCCTCGCCGATGTCCGGCAAGTCGCCGCGGACTCCGCGGCGATGATCGCCACGCTCAATGAGCTGGCCAACGACGTCGACACCAACCGCAACGGACGCTACGACGGACCAGACAGGCAAGATGTAGCGGCGCTGTTGCGTTGGTTGACCGACGGAAATTTCATGCTGCTCGGCTACCAACGCTGCCCCGTGCATGACGGACGCGTCTACGGCGACGAGTCGACCAGCAGCCTGGGTGTGCTGCGGCGGCGCAAGGGCTCCCGCCCTCGGTTGACCGACGACACCAAGCTGCTGGGCTGGGCGCAGACCACCGCCGCAAGCTACCTGCGTTTCGGCGCTTACCCCTATGTCGTCGCGGTCCGGGAAAACGCCGACGACGCCGTCTTCGAGCACCGCTTCGTCGGGCTCTTCACCGTCGCCGCGATGAACGCCGACGTGCTGGGAATCCCCATGATCTCGCGCAGGGTCCGCGACGCGCTCGCGCTGGCCGACCAAGACCCGAGCCATCCGGGGCAGCTGCTGCTCGACGTCATCCAGACCATCCCGCGTTCGGAGCTTTTCGCGCTGAGCGCCGAGCAACTGCTGTCGATCGCCAAAGCCGTGGTGGACCTTGGATCACAGCGGCGCGCGCTGCTGTTCTTGCGTGCCGACCCGCTCGGGCGTTTCGTGTCTTGCCTGGTTTACCTGCCTCGCGATCGCTACACGACGGCGGTGCGCCTGCAGATCGAGGACATCTTGGTTCGCGAATTCGGTGGCACCAGCCTCGAGTTCACCGCACGTGTCACCGAATCACCTTGGGCACTACTGCATTTCATGGTGTGGCTGGCGGAGGGCCGGCATCCGGTCGACACGTCGGAATCCAACCGGGTGCGCGTACAGGCGCTGCTGACCGAGGCCGCCCGCACCTGGTCCGACCGGCTGATCGGCGCGGTCGCGACCGGCGCCATCGGACAGCTTCAAGCCGAGCACTACGCGGCGGCGTTCCCCGAGTCCTACAAGCAAACCGTCACACCGGACGACGCTATCAACGACATCGCCGTCATCGAAGAGCTGACCGACGACTCGGTCAAGCTGGTGTTGTCCAGACACGACTATGACGACACTGCCCGGCTGACATGGTATTTGGGTGGCCGCGCGGCTTCGTTGAGTCAGCTGCTTCCAATGCTGCAATCCATGGGCGTGGTGGTGCTCGAGGAGCGGCCGTTCACCGTCACCCGGCGCGACGGACTGACGGTGTGGATCTACCAGTTCAAGATCACCCCGCAACCGACCGTACCGCTGCCGCCGCCGGGTCCCGAGCGGGAGGCGACCGCGCAGCGGTTTTCCGATGCGGTCGCCGCGATCTGGCAGGGCCGTGTCGAGATTGACCGGTTCAACGAGCTGGTGCTCCGCGCGGGGCTGACCTGGCAACAAGTCACTGTATTGCGCAGCTACGCCAAATACCTGCGGCAAGCCGGATTTCCCTACAGCCAGTCCCATATCGAATCAGTGCTCAACGAAAACCCGCACACCGCAGGCGCGCTGATCGCGCTGTTCGAAGCGCTGTTCGACCCCGATCCGTCCGGCTCGCCGAAAACCCGTGACGCGCAAGCGGCTGCCGCTGCGGTGACCGCTGATATCGATGCGCTGGTGAGCCTGGACACCGATCGTGTGCTGCGGGCATTCGCGTCGCTGATCCAGGCGACGCTGCGCACCAATTACTTTGTGACGCGAGCTGGTTCAGCCCGCAGCCAGGATGTGCTGGCGCTGAAACTCGACGCACCGCTGATCGACGAGCTGCCGGAGCCGCGACCAAAGTTTGAAATCTTCGTCTATTCGCCGCGGGTCGAAGGCGTGCATCTGAGATTCGGCCATGTGGCGCGTGGGGGATTGCGCTGGTCGGATCGTCGGGAAGATTTCCGCACCGAGATCCTCGGTCTGGTCAAGGCACAAGCAGTCAAGAACGCCGTCATCGTGCCAGTTGGCGCCAAGGGCGGCTTCGTCGTCAAACAACCCCCGCTGACCACCCGCGATGCCACCGCGGACCGCGACGCCATCCGCAACGAAGGCATTGCGTGCTACAAGCTGTTCATCTCCGGATTGCTCGACGTCACCGACAACGTCGACCACACCACCGGCAAGGTCAGCCCCCCACCAGGGGTGGTGCGACGTGACGGCGACGACGCCTACTTGGTGGTGGCGGCCGACAAGGGCACCGCCACCTTCTCCGATATCGCCAACGACGTCGCCAAGTCCTACGGGTTCTGGCTTGGCGACGCGTTCGCCTCCGGCGGTTCGATTGGCTACGACCACAAAGCGATGGGCATCACCGCCAGGGGCACTTGGGAATCGGTGAAACGACATTTCCGGGAAATGGGTGTCGACACGCAAAGCCAGGACTTCACCGTCGTCGGCATCGGCGACATGAGTGGTGATGTGTTCGGCAATGGCATGTTGCTTTCCAAGCACATTCGGCTGGTGGCCGCGTTCGATCACCGACACATCTTTGTCGATCCGAATCCCGACGCCGCCAGTTCCTGGGAGGAACGGCGGCGGCTGTTCGAGCTGCCGCGCTCCAGCTGGGACGACTATGACAGGTCGCGGATCAGCGCGGGCGGCGGGGTATACAGCCGCGAACAGAAAGCCATCCCGATCAGCGACCAGCTACGCGCCGCGCTGGGCATCGACGACGACGTCAGCGAGATGACGCCGCCGAATCTGATCCGCGCGATTCTACGGGCACCGGTCGATCTGTTGTTCAATGGCGGCATCGGCACCTATATCAAGGCGGAAACGGAAAATGACGTCGACGTCGGCGACCGTGCCAACGACACGGTGCGTGTCAACGCAAACCAGGTACGGGCCAAGGTCATTGCAGAAGGCGGCAATCTCGGTGTCACCGCCCGGGGCCGCGTCGAGTTCGACCTATGCGGCGGGCGGATCAACACCGACGCGCTGGACAACTCGGCCGGCGTGGACTGCTCGGACCACGAGGTCAACATCAAGATCCTGGTCGACTCGCTGATTACCGCGGGCAAGGTCAAGCCCGAAGACCGCACTCGATTGCTGGAGTCGATGACCGACGAAGTGGCCGAGTTGGTGCTCACCGACAACGCCGACCAAAACGACCTGATGGGCACCAGCCGGGCCAACGCTGCCAGCCTCCTCAACGTGCACGCGCGCCAGATCAAACAGCTTGTCGCCGAACGTGGTCTGAGCCGCGAACTCGAGGCGCTGCCATCGGAAAAGGAGATTCGCCGGCGTGCCGAGGCAGGGATCGGCCTCACCTCGCCCGAGCTTGCGACCTTGATGGCACACGTCAAGCTGGCGCTCAAAGACGAGGTCTTGGCCAGCGACCTGCCCGACCAGGAGGTGTTCGCCGCCCGATTGCCGCACTACTTTCCGTCGGTGCTGCGCGACCGCTTCCGCTCCGAGATCCGCTCGCATCAGCTGCGCCGCGAAATCGTAACCACGATGCTGGTCAACGAGCTGGTCGAGGCGGCCGGGATCACCTATGCCTACCGGATCACCGAAGACGTCGGGGTCAAGCCGGTTGATGCGGTACGCACTTACGTGGCCACCGATGCCATCTTCGGGATAGAGAAGCTGTGGCGGCAGATCCGCGCCGCCGATGTGCCGGTTGCCACCTCAGACCGGATGACGCTGGACACCCGGCGGCTGATCGACCGCGCCGGACGGTGGTTGCTCAACTACCGTCCGCAGCCGCTGGCCGTCGGCGCGGAGATCAACCGATTCGGGAAGAAGGTGCAAGAGCTGACACCGCGGATGTCGGAGTGGTTGCGCGGCGACGACAAGGCGATCGTGGAAAAGGAAGCCGCAGAGTTCGCGTCACAAGGCGCATCCGAGGAGTTGGCATACATGGTCGCAACCGGGCTGTATCGCTACAGCCTGCTCGACATCATCGATATCGCCGACATCGTGGACCGCGACCCCGCCGAGGTCGCCGACACCTATTTTGCGCTGATGGACCGTCTCGGGACCGACGGTCTGCTAACCGCGGTGTCGGCGCTTCCGCGGGATGACCGATGGCAGTCCTTGGCCCGCTTAGCGATTCGAGACGACATCTATGCTTCGTTGCGCGCGTTATGCTTCGATGTGCTCGAAGTGGGTGAGCCCGAGGAAAGCGGCGAGGAGAAGATCGGCGAGTGGGAACACACCAGTGCCTCCAGGGTGGAGCGCGCCCGCCGGACGCTGACCGAGATTTATGAGAGCGGTGCGAAGGACTTAGCCGCACTGTCGGTGGCGGCACGGCAGATCCGCCGCATGACACGTACCAGTGGACGAGGATCGTCTGGGTGA
- a CDS encoding LppA family lipoprotein: MYQPYPPTPPTEAAKALEELKSLPSFEDTKEQVQAAMNDITSAATNIIPSITWETPHEGSSENCQRQPYEQADARAYFLPDEVAVRVPVSESQWAQILQAAKEAAAKIGATNVQVMQNQPGNHDVWFSGPTGIFIKIGYRGNLVVSGYTGCRLPRDKR; the protein is encoded by the coding sequence GTGTACCAGCCCTACCCACCGACCCCGCCGACCGAGGCCGCGAAGGCGCTCGAAGAGCTCAAGTCCTTACCTTCGTTTGAAGACACAAAGGAGCAAGTGCAGGCCGCGATGAACGACATCACGAGTGCTGCGACAAACATAATTCCGTCCATCACTTGGGAAACGCCTCACGAGGGATCATCCGAAAACTGCCAGCGGCAGCCCTACGAGCAGGCCGATGCGCGTGCTTACTTTCTGCCTGACGAAGTTGCGGTTCGCGTCCCGGTCTCAGAGTCGCAGTGGGCGCAGATCCTGCAGGCAGCGAAAGAGGCCGCGGCCAAGATTGGCGCGACCAACGTTCAAGTGATGCAGAACCAACCCGGGAATCATGACGTGTGGTTCTCCGGCCCTACCGGAATATTCATCAAAATCGGGTATAGAGGCAACCTTGTTGTCTCCGGCTACACCGGGTGCCGCTTACCGCGAGACAAAAGGTAG
- a CDS encoding DUF2563 family protein — MYVNTGLLHSGADDSHRAGQHADDGVNHLAGMSPVSGMFGDFDAAHTFCEAVTEAHAHHTARLRAHRETLTDIGGKARAVAADFTEMEKHNAATLRAVRCNSKI, encoded by the coding sequence ATGTACGTCAACACCGGATTGCTGCACTCGGGAGCCGACGATTCCCACCGGGCAGGCCAGCATGCCGACGACGGGGTCAATCACCTGGCGGGAATGTCCCCCGTAAGCGGGATGTTCGGCGACTTCGATGCTGCGCATACGTTTTGTGAAGCGGTCACCGAAGCGCACGCACACCACACGGCCAGACTGAGAGCCCACCGGGAGACCCTGACCGACATCGGCGGAAAGGCCCGCGCAGTCGCAGCTGATTTCACCGAGATGGAGAAGCACAACGCCGCAACACTGCGAGCGGTGCGATGCAACTCCAAAATATAA